AGCAGCACGCCGTACACTAACGCAACATCGGTGAACAAGAACCATGTCTGGATGGTAGGATCGCGCTCCGCCTGAATAATGGAGCTTTCCAAAATTCCCGGCAGTTGTAGCCCCAACATGATAAACACCATGCCGTTAAACACGAATTCGAGCATTGCCCAAACGCTGTTAGCGCGCAGGCGCATCGTCAACGGAGCATTACGAATCACGCCCGATTGGCTGATGGTCATCCCCGCGGCAACCGCGGCCAAAATACCGGAAACACCTACGTGTTCAGCAATCAGATAGCTGGCAAACGGCAGCAGCATCAAGAATACAATTTGCGTGGCAGGATCATCACCGGACCAGCGACTCATGATACGCAGCGATTTGCTGTATAACCATGTCACAGCAACACCGGCGAACAGACCACCAATAGCGACCTTAAGGAACTCAAGAGTCGCACCGCCTACGGTGAAGACCATCGTTCCCATTGCAACGGCGATAGCAAACTTCAGCGCAACCAGACCAGACGCATCGTTCATCAGGGCTTCGCCTTCCAGCACGCCCATAATGGTTTTTGGAATGCGACCTTTGCCCACAATCCCCCCCAACGCCACGGCGTCAGTAGGAGAGAGCACAGCAGCCAGAGCAAACGCAGCCACCAAAGGAACTTCAGGCAGTAGGATGTGCAGGAAATATCCGACGCCAACCACCGTAATTAATACCAGCACCAGCGCCAGACCTAAAATCTCACGCCCGTGGTGTAAAAACTCTCGCGTTGGCGTTTTCCACCCGTCAGCGAATAACAACGGAGGAATAAACAGTACGAGGAAAAGTTCAGGGTCAAAATCGACGTGCAGGCCAAAATGCGGCCATGCCAGCAGAGCCCCGATAGCAATCTGCATCAGCGGCAACGGTATTTGGAACGGCAACATACGCGTTACCACCCCAGATAAGGACACCACTAGGATCAGGATCAGAATAGTAAAGAAGATTTCCATGCTTTCCTTAGTCTCACTACAAAATACAACCGCGTTTTGCTTATAAATACCCTTTCAAACATATCACCTTATGATTTTTGTCCTAAAGGAGAAAGTGTGCAAATAGGCTGAGAATTACCTGAAAGTAACCAATGGTATTATTTCTGTTGAAGATAGCGACCGCAAGCGCTCATCACTTAAAAAAAAGAGCGCCCTAAGGCGCTCTTCTAAACGTTATCGGTTTTCACGCAGCAAACTTAAATTGCCCAGCCACCTGCATAAAATGCCACTAACGCAATCGCAATAATTACCGTGCCCACATTCAGCTTGCGCCACTCATTAGAGAAAATACGACCAATCACTAAGGTGGTAAAGCCCAGCATAATACCGGTAACGATGTTACAGGTCAGTACGATAAACACCGCACATACCAGACCCGACATCGCATCAACGAAGTCATTGAAGTCTAGCTTGGAAACGTTACTCAACATCAGCAAACCAACATACATCAGCGCCGGTGCCGTTGCGTATCCCGGAACCAAATAGGACAACGGGGACAGGAATAAAATCAGCAGGAACAACACGCCAACAACGGTAGCCGTGAGTCCGGTTTTACCGCCTGCTGCCGTACCCGCCGCCGATTCGATATACACCGCAGCAGGGGACGCGCCAACAAAACTAGAGACAATGCTGCTCACTGAGTCAGCGGTTAACGCCTTGCCACCGCTGATGATCTGGCCGTCTTTATCCAGCAGGTTTGCCTGACCAGCCACCGCACGGATGGTACCGGTCGCATCAAAAACCGCCGTCATCACCAACGCCAACACGCTTGGCAACACCACCGGCTTCAATGCCCCCATGATATCGAGGCTAAAGATCAGCGATGAACCATCGGCAGCAGATAGGCTTGGCAATGCGAACAGCCCCTGATACTTCACGCTTGGGTCAAAAATCAGTCCGATGATTGAAATACCAATAATCACCAGCAGAATGCCGCCTGGGACTTTCAGTTTTTCCAAACCGAAAATAATGGCCAGCCCCAGCAGGGACATCATCACAGGGAAAGAAGTGAATGCCCCCAGTGCCACCGGCAGCCCTTCAAGTGGGTTTTTAATCACTAAACCCACGCCGTTCGCGGCAATCAACAGCAGGAATAGGCCAATACCAATTCCCGTTCCGTGGGCAATCCCCATTGGCAGGTTATGCAATATCCACGAACGTATCCCCGTGACCGAAATCAGGGTAAACAGAACACCCATCAAGAATACGGCGCCCAAAGCCACTGGAATACTGATGTGCTGCCCGAGTACTAAACTAAACGCGGTAAACGCCGTCAGGGAAATCGCACACCCGATGGCCATTGGCAGATTCGCCCACAGCCCCATCAGTAAGGAACCAAAAGCCGCCACTAAGCATGTTGCAACGAACACGGCTCCTGGGGGAAATCCAGCCTTACCCAACATGCTCGGCACGACGATAACGGAATACACCATGGCAAGGAAAGTGGTAACCCCCGCCAGCACTTCTTGGCGAACGCTGCTTCCACGAGCAGAAATTTTAAAGTAAGCGTCAAGCGAACCGCCCGATTTACCCGCTGACCCTTCTTGAGATGAATTGCTAGACATATTGATGTCCTCTGAGTGTTTTAACATTGCGCATGATGACAATAATGTTGTTCAAGATTGCTAACGCCTGAACCTGCGTTTTTCTTATTACCGTAACTTTGCAATATCCATTTGCGGTATCTATAGCTTGCTACAAAACCACAAAGCAAACGATTACCCCATCAAGCACATCAGTTATAAAAATGGGACGGTTATTTAAGGCAAACGATTATCTGGCCTATAAACCGTCATTTCAACTAAAGATATCGACATTTTAGGTGCGTTCGTACACTAATTGTCCATCGACGTAGGTTCTGTAGATCGAACGGTCATCGCCAAGCGTCATCATCACGAATAATTTGTCCATGAGAGTCACAGAGTTATC
This is a stretch of genomic DNA from Hafnia alvei. It encodes these proteins:
- a CDS encoding Na+/H+ antiporter, which codes for MEIFFTILILILVVSLSGVVTRMLPFQIPLPLMQIAIGALLAWPHFGLHVDFDPELFLVLFIPPLLFADGWKTPTREFLHHGREILGLALVLVLITVVGVGYFLHILLPEVPLVAAFALAAVLSPTDAVALGGIVGKGRIPKTIMGVLEGEALMNDASGLVALKFAIAVAMGTMVFTVGGATLEFLKVAIGGLFAGVAVTWLYSKSLRIMSRWSGDDPATQIVFLMLLPFASYLIAEHVGVSGILAAVAAGMTISQSGVIRNAPLTMRLRANSVWAMLEFVFNGMVFIMLGLQLPGILESSIIQAERDPTIQTWFLFTDVALVYGVLLVLRFLWLWCMRRLSLRFMKRNPLQFASYSLRDLWIASFAGVRGAITLAGVLSIPLFLTDGTPFPGRYQLVFIATGVILFSLIVGVVVLPLLLKGMEVNDTNTYREEETMAKSVTAEVAIESLKKMQERLEVDTEENIDPQLLTEVSSRVIGSLRRRISTKENAEEMRKVENLERRFRLTALRAERGELYHLRATQKISNETLQKLLHDLDLLEALLVEKSG
- a CDS encoding NCS2 family permease, with the protein product MSSNSSQEGSAGKSGGSLDAYFKISARGSSVRQEVLAGVTTFLAMVYSVIVVPSMLGKAGFPPGAVFVATCLVAAFGSLLMGLWANLPMAIGCAISLTAFTAFSLVLGQHISIPVALGAVFLMGVLFTLISVTGIRSWILHNLPMGIAHGTGIGIGLFLLLIAANGVGLVIKNPLEGLPVALGAFTSFPVMMSLLGLAIIFGLEKLKVPGGILLVIIGISIIGLIFDPSVKYQGLFALPSLSAADGSSLIFSLDIMGALKPVVLPSVLALVMTAVFDATGTIRAVAGQANLLDKDGQIISGGKALTADSVSSIVSSFVGASPAAVYIESAAGTAAGGKTGLTATVVGVLFLLILFLSPLSYLVPGYATAPALMYVGLLMLSNVSKLDFNDFVDAMSGLVCAVFIVLTCNIVTGIMLGFTTLVIGRIFSNEWRKLNVGTVIIAIALVAFYAGGWAI